The following proteins come from a genomic window of Halorussus halophilus:
- a CDS encoding MFS transporter → MQSVFENRTFRRLFAGRLVTNAGDSLYYVAAMWLVYDLGGSAFYTGLAGALTLGPQALQFLAGPLVDRWKISRTLVGTQLLQAVLVLVVPIAHFTGHLSVGLVLVVMPVLALCNQFVYPAETAALPRVVEDEELVDANSAFSFAYQGVDLAFNAAGGVLVAAVGAVAIYTLDAVTFALAAGLFAVARIPSSGDGDEVELDANPDTEEAEEQAPLTEYFDKLQEGIDHVRGTVLVPVIAGSVVVNFTIGATMAVLPAFAAERGGPETYGLLLAAITGGMLVGALVASPLKRRSLYVLSATGFAVGGVLWFAALAVPQTLGTVALFALAWVPVGVTNVVFAAFKQSVVPDHLLGRVSSVGVSAGTAAAPLGSLLGGTVADAWTPTLVVAATGLGFLFLTFYWVVHPSLRGMPALSDIDPGDYGLAREPAGGSESESASESVTDEKPSASDRQTSAD, encoded by the coding sequence ATGCAATCTGTCTTCGAGAATCGGACGTTCCGGCGACTCTTCGCCGGGCGACTCGTCACGAACGCGGGCGATAGCCTCTACTACGTCGCGGCGATGTGGCTGGTCTACGACCTCGGCGGGTCGGCGTTCTACACAGGTCTCGCTGGCGCACTGACGCTCGGCCCCCAAGCACTCCAGTTTCTGGCCGGACCGCTCGTAGACCGTTGGAAAATCAGCAGGACGCTGGTCGGCACGCAACTCCTGCAAGCCGTTCTCGTTCTGGTCGTCCCAATAGCGCACTTCACTGGTCACCTCTCGGTCGGCCTCGTGCTGGTCGTGATGCCAGTCCTCGCGCTCTGCAACCAGTTCGTCTACCCCGCCGAGACTGCGGCGCTCCCTCGCGTCGTGGAGGACGAGGAACTCGTGGACGCCAACTCCGCGTTCTCGTTCGCGTATCAGGGCGTGGACCTCGCGTTCAACGCGGCGGGCGGCGTGCTGGTCGCGGCGGTCGGTGCGGTCGCTATCTACACGCTCGACGCGGTGACGTTCGCGCTCGCCGCTGGACTGTTCGCCGTCGCGCGGATTCCGAGTAGTGGTGACGGTGACGAAGTAGAACTCGACGCCAACCCCGACACCGAAGAGGCGGAAGAACAGGCACCGCTCACCGAGTACTTCGACAAACTCCAGGAAGGTATCGACCACGTTCGCGGGACGGTACTCGTCCCGGTGATAGCGGGGTCGGTCGTCGTCAACTTCACCATCGGCGCGACGATGGCGGTCCTCCCGGCGTTCGCGGCCGAGCGGGGCGGCCCGGAGACCTACGGTCTCCTGCTCGCGGCCATCACGGGCGGGATGCTGGTCGGCGCGCTGGTCGCCTCGCCGCTCAAGCGCCGCTCGCTGTACGTGCTATCGGCCACCGGATTCGCGGTCGGTGGCGTGCTATGGTTTGCTGCGCTCGCCGTGCCCCAGACGCTCGGAACAGTCGCGCTGTTCGCGCTGGCGTGGGTTCCGGTCGGAGTGACGAACGTCGTCTTCGCTGCGTTCAAGCAGTCGGTCGTCCCCGACCACCTGCTCGGACGCGTCTCGTCGGTGGGCGTGAGCGCCGGGACTGCGGCGGCCCCACTCGGGTCGTTGTTGGGTGGCACAGTTGCGGATGCGTGGACTCCGACGCTCGTCGTCGCCGCGACGGGCCTCGGATTCCTGTTTCTGACCTTCTACTGGGTCGTCCATCCCTCGCTTCGTGGGATGCCAGCACTCAGTGACATCGACCCCGGAGACTACGGCTTGGCGCGCGAACCGGCGGGCGGGTCAGAGAGCGAATCGGCGAGCGAGTCCGTCACCGACGAAAAACCCTCAGCGAGCGACCGGCAGACCAGTGCGGATTAA
- a CDS encoding DUF1641 domain-containing protein, producing MNEQAELETSGALEEAIAENPEEVARFVRRLGLVNDLLDAGELVSEAADDEMVTNAAATSSTLAEAADGLATDETTRLAETVGENGDELSAAAETLVELQANGTLDDLAAVADVLPLLSGALDDEMVTNLARTGSSLGEVADTASDPDTVEGLQTMLSAVGEAADSETPPERVGAVGLVRAIRDPDVQRGLGFLLDIARATGRQFDAGETRR from the coding sequence ATGAACGAACAAGCGGAACTCGAAACTTCGGGTGCGCTCGAAGAGGCCATCGCGGAGAACCCCGAAGAGGTCGCCAGATTCGTCCGACGACTCGGACTCGTCAACGACCTCCTCGACGCGGGCGAACTCGTCAGCGAGGCTGCGGACGACGAGATGGTGACGAACGCTGCCGCTACGAGCAGCACGCTCGCGGAGGCCGCCGATGGACTGGCGACCGACGAGACGACGCGATTGGCCGAGACAGTCGGCGAGAACGGTGACGAACTCTCGGCCGCCGCGGAGACACTGGTCGAACTGCAAGCGAACGGAACGCTGGACGACCTCGCGGCAGTTGCCGACGTGCTACCACTGTTGTCCGGCGCGCTGGACGACGAGATGGTGACGAACCTCGCTCGCACCGGCAGTTCGTTAGGCGAGGTCGCCGACACCGCGTCGGACCCCGACACCGTCGAAGGTCTCCAGACGATGCTCTCGGCGGTCGGCGAGGCCGCCGACTCCGAGACCCCTCCGGAACGCGTCGGCGCGGTCGGGCTGGTTCGCGCGATACGAGACCCAGACGTGCAACGCGGACTCGGGTTCCTGCTCGATATCGCACGAGCTACCGGACGGCAGTTCGACGCGGGCGAAACGCGGCGATAG
- the sufU gene encoding Fe-S cluster assembly sulfur transfer protein SufU, with protein MTMGSDMYRQQILDHYKNPRNYGELPEVTYSHAGENPMCGDEITVDVKLDDDEETIEHVAFRGDGCAISQASASMLSQKLQGMSVEEMQELDRDDVIDMLGVDISPMRVKCAVLAEKVVQDGADIYEGEKDLDKTTTEEDD; from the coding sequence ATGACCATGGGTTCGGACATGTATCGCCAGCAGATTCTCGACCACTACAAGAACCCCCGAAACTACGGGGAACTGCCGGAGGTCACCTACTCCCACGCTGGCGAAAACCCGATGTGCGGCGACGAAATCACCGTCGATGTCAAACTCGACGACGACGAAGAGACCATCGAACACGTCGCGTTCCGCGGCGACGGCTGTGCCATCAGCCAAGCCAGTGCCAGCATGCTCTCCCAGAAGTTGCAGGGCATGAGCGTCGAGGAGATGCAGGAACTGGACCGCGACGACGTCATCGACATGCTCGGCGTCGATATCAGTCCGATGCGCGTGAAGTGTGCGGTGCTGGCCGAGAAAGTTGTCCAGGACGGTGCAGACATCTACGAGGGCGAGAAGGACCTCGACAAGACGACGACCGAAGAAGACGACTGA
- a CDS encoding NAD(P)/FAD-dependent oxidoreductase has translation MTERIAIVGGGTGGTVLANRLAESLSTEIDAGEVAVTLVTDDPNHTYKPTYLYVAFGEREVADAKRPLSELLDDRVELRIDRVVDIDTDEKRLHCQDGQTTLSYDYLTLATGATVTPKETPGLAEGGHHFYGPDGAERLRDELAEFTEGHLVLSVVGTPHMCPAAPLEFVLMADDWLRKRGRREAVDITYTYPIGRAHGLEAIAEWATPKLEERDIGVETFFNAETVDSDEKVISTVEGTEMDYDLLVAIPPHRGDELIAEAGLGDDGWVAVDKHTLEAEEAEDVYAIGDTADVPTSKAGSVAHFEAGVVADRLADRVRGRTPTARYDGKTVCFIEAGMDEATFVRFNYGEQPTLPEPSRFIHWAKLSYNESYWLTAKGLL, from the coding sequence ATGACTGAACGAATCGCCATCGTCGGTGGCGGAACCGGCGGGACCGTCCTCGCGAACCGACTCGCGGAGTCGCTCTCGACGGAAATCGACGCGGGCGAGGTTGCTGTAACACTCGTCACCGACGACCCGAACCACACGTACAAACCGACGTACCTCTACGTCGCCTTCGGCGAGCGAGAGGTCGCGGACGCCAAGCGACCGCTCTCGGAACTGCTGGACGACCGCGTCGAACTCCGAATCGACCGTGTCGTTGACATCGACACGGATGAGAAGCGACTGCACTGTCAGGACGGGCAGACGACGCTCTCGTACGACTACCTCACGCTGGCGACGGGAGCGACGGTCACACCGAAGGAGACGCCCGGACTCGCGGAGGGCGGCCATCACTTCTACGGCCCCGACGGCGCGGAACGACTCCGCGACGAACTCGCCGAGTTCACCGAGGGCCACCTCGTCCTCAGCGTCGTCGGCACGCCGCACATGTGTCCGGCTGCACCGCTCGAATTCGTCCTCATGGCCGACGACTGGCTCCGCAAGCGCGGACGACGCGAAGCCGTGGACATCACCTACACGTACCCCATCGGCCGGGCGCACGGACTGGAAGCCATCGCCGAGTGGGCGACGCCGAAACTCGAAGAACGCGACATCGGCGTCGAGACGTTCTTCAACGCCGAGACAGTGGACTCCGACGAGAAAGTCATCTCGACGGTCGAAGGCACCGAGATGGACTACGACCTGCTGGTCGCTATTCCACCCCATCGCGGCGACGAACTGATAGCAGAGGCCGGTCTCGGGGACGACGGCTGGGTCGCCGTGGACAAGCACACGCTCGAAGCCGAGGAAGCCGAGGACGTGTACGCCATCGGCGACACCGCCGACGTACCGACGAGCAAAGCGGGGAGCGTCGCCCACTTCGAAGCGGGCGTCGTCGCCGACCGCCTCGCCGACCGAGTGCGCGGTCGGACACCGACCGCGCGCTACGACGGCAAGACCGTTTGCTTCATCGAGGCCGGAATGGACGAAGCGACGTTCGTCCGGTTCAACTACGGTGAGCAACCGACGCTGCCAGAACCGTCCCGATTCATCCACTGGGCGAAGCTCTCGTACAACGAATCGTACTGGCTGACCGCCAAGGGGTTGCTGTGA
- a CDS encoding winged helix-turn-helix domain-containing protein, which translates to MPDADAFEEQSPEQAFSLLGNETRIAILWAIHEADEAVPFSDLRERVGVRDSGQFNYHLDKLAGTFVRKTESGYELTFAGLRVVGAILAGTYTKQGSLDPFEIDSRCRACESQVEVHYSEERVTVRCPTCDDQLSAFGFPPGGVEGRMNDELSETFIRWMRGVFSLMVGGICPNCMGPMTTGFVTGSEHVADDVGVEFDCQRCSERAYSSLGSYALYHPVVVAFHHDHGIDLNETPWWELAWLRNGSPTVRSEEPWEIEMTLELDGDTLDISIDDELTVTAE; encoded by the coding sequence ATGCCCGACGCCGACGCCTTCGAAGAGCAGTCCCCCGAGCAGGCGTTCTCCTTGCTCGGCAACGAGACCCGAATCGCCATCCTCTGGGCCATCCACGAGGCCGACGAGGCGGTTCCGTTCTCGGACCTGCGCGAACGGGTCGGCGTGCGCGACAGCGGTCAGTTCAACTACCACCTCGACAAACTCGCGGGGACGTTCGTCCGGAAGACTGAATCTGGCTACGAACTGACGTTCGCCGGCTTGCGGGTCGTCGGCGCGATTCTTGCGGGGACGTACACGAAACAGGGGTCGCTCGACCCGTTCGAAATCGACTCCCGTTGCAGGGCCTGCGAGTCGCAGGTCGAGGTGCACTACAGCGAGGAGCGAGTGACGGTTCGGTGTCCGACCTGCGACGACCAACTGTCCGCGTTCGGCTTCCCACCCGGCGGGGTCGAGGGCCGAATGAACGACGAACTTAGCGAGACGTTCATCAGGTGGATGCGCGGGGTCTTCTCGCTCATGGTCGGTGGCATCTGCCCCAACTGCATGGGACCGATGACCACCGGATTCGTCACCGGGTCGGAACACGTCGCCGACGACGTCGGTGTCGAGTTCGACTGTCAGCGATGTAGCGAACGCGCCTACTCCTCGCTCGGGTCGTACGCGCTCTATCACCCCGTCGTCGTCGCGTTCCACCACGACCACGGAATAGACCTCAACGAGACGCCGTGGTGGGAGTTAGCGTGGCTTCGCAACGGTTCGCCGACCGTTCGCTCCGAGGAGCCGTGGGAAATCGAAATGACCCTCGAACTCGACGGGGACACGCTCGACATCTCGATAGACGACGAACTGACCGTGACCGCCGAATAG
- a CDS encoding LVIVD repeat-containing protein codes for MNRRTFLRGVGATPAFVAAPSLATNGTTAQSMSPTSVSLTGALEAVVGDDGTTVYLATHDGFAVADVSDPDNPEILTERRNLLGDREYGPLTRIYDVKVSGDRLLVAGPNYGAFGDELAGFLLYDVSDPANPKQVAFFETDHGIHNAFLHGETAYLTGTGLDDEPLVVVDVSDDDPEEIARWSVTDENDTWGPVQSSIHTCHDVYVQDDTAYVANWDAGTWLLDVSDPANPTAEAQLGGRDPDTVLDSNFEMFTEIRERPGNSHYVAPNEDGTLLAVGREAWDDDASERMGGPGGITLWDVSDRSSPERLVRLAPPTFEDASSFVNRTSHNFAFRGDRLYTSWYSGGVRVYDVSTPTEPMLVDAWAKPAETSFWTAQPVAGGFVATSQLNPTKYEQLSREEKRKPNESAKLFTFPEPSAENAEPARTGGMFVQSGGTAETTTDETAETARTTGTTRETPADATGQTTADTPTADPVETTTGTGTGGDVPGFGVVSSMVGGGLALAESLRRRADD; via the coding sequence ATGAATCGACGTACCTTCCTCCGTGGCGTGGGTGCCACTCCGGCGTTCGTCGCCGCTCCGAGTCTGGCCACCAACGGCACGACCGCCCAGTCGATGTCACCAACGAGCGTCTCGCTGACCGGCGCACTCGAAGCCGTGGTCGGCGACGACGGCACCACAGTGTATCTCGCCACGCACGACGGCTTCGCAGTCGCGGACGTAAGCGACCCCGATAATCCGGAGATACTCACAGAGCGACGAAACCTGCTCGGCGACCGCGAGTACGGGCCGCTGACACGCATCTACGACGTAAAAGTCTCGGGCGACAGGCTACTCGTCGCTGGGCCGAACTACGGAGCGTTCGGCGACGAACTCGCCGGATTTCTCCTCTACGACGTAAGCGACCCCGCGAACCCCAAACAGGTCGCCTTCTTCGAAACCGACCACGGCATCCACAACGCCTTCCTCCACGGAGAGACTGCGTATCTCACCGGGACCGGGTTAGACGACGAACCGCTGGTCGTGGTGGACGTGTCCGACGACGACCCGGAGGAAATCGCGCGGTGGTCAGTGACCGACGAGAACGATACGTGGGGACCGGTCCAGAGTTCCATCCACACCTGTCACGACGTGTACGTGCAGGACGACACGGCGTACGTCGCCAACTGGGACGCCGGAACGTGGCTACTCGACGTGAGCGACCCTGCGAACCCGACCGCCGAAGCGCAACTCGGCGGCCGAGACCCCGACACAGTTCTGGACTCGAATTTCGAGATGTTCACCGAAATTAGGGAGCGACCGGGGAACAGCCACTACGTCGCGCCGAACGAGGACGGAACGCTCCTCGCAGTCGGCCGCGAAGCGTGGGACGACGACGCGAGCGAGCGAATGGGCGGACCGGGCGGCATCACGCTGTGGGACGTCAGCGACCGCTCTTCGCCCGAGCGACTCGTGCGACTCGCGCCGCCGACCTTCGAAGACGCGTCTTCGTTCGTCAACCGGACCTCGCACAACTTCGCGTTCCGCGGCGACCGACTCTACACCTCGTGGTACAGCGGCGGCGTCCGAGTGTACGACGTGAGTACGCCCACCGAACCGATGCTAGTGGATGCGTGGGCGAAGCCAGCGGAGACCTCTTTCTGGACGGCCCAACCCGTAGCTGGCGGGTTCGTCGCCACCAGCCAACTCAACCCGACGAAGTACGAGCAACTGAGTCGAGAAGAGAAACGGAAGCCGAACGAGTCCGCGAAACTGTTCACCTTCCCGGAACCCTCCGCAGAGAACGCAGAACCTGCTCGGACGGGCGGCATGTTTGTCCAGTCGGGTGGAACGGCTGAGACGACTACCGACGAAACAGCCGAAACGGCCCGGACGACCGGAACGACGAGAGAGACCCCGGCCGACGCGACGGGACAGACCACCGCTGACACACCGACCGCCGACCCCGTGGAAACCACGACAGGCACCGGAACAGGGGGCGACGTGCCGGGATTCGGCGTCGTATCCTCCATGGTCGGCGGCGGTCTCGCGCTCGCGGAGTCGCTCCGACGACGAGCAGACGATTAA